AGACGGCAGCGAGAACTGCAACGAGGACAGGAAACGGCGAGAGCTGTAGGGATGCGGCCGAGGCTCTTCTTGAAGTCGATGCGAGAACTTCGCGATCGCAGGCCACCAGGAAAGGATCGAGGGGGCGCGGCGCCGGGGATTCGGGAGCGGGGGAGGTCGAACAGCCGATCGACGGAAATCCGAGAGCGAGACAGCGGAGGGTTTGAGGGACGACAACGACGAAGCGATGAAAAGGGACTGACCGTATTGAGCCATTTATAGGGGTCCGAACCCGAATTCGTGTGGGATTGAGATGGATCGAAACGGACGGATTAGGATGGCTTTGATCAGTGGGACCCAatcttttaattatatatttttttttacttgtgaTTGAAGACAAATTAATTAATAAGATAATATTCTAAAATTGATGGATAAAGATCGGACGACTCCCTGTAACCCTGATCTTTATCCAGATTCGTGCAAGGCTTGATTTATATGGAGATTTAGTTTATGCGATCATTTACGAACTTTCACCTATATTTATATGTTGAGTGATATACATTCTTTAAGATTAGTAAATAATAGATTAATATTTTGAGACTTAAGTAAATAATGAATTAATATCTTTCTAAAAATGCATCTGTCCTATAAATGAAGGATTGCTATCACTCCTCTTTCTAAATTTTACTATCTTTGCATGACGACCTCTGCCAAGATTTATGTGCAGATCTAATtttatcatcattattatcatccctctttttttttgttatcaaaGTCTAACACCTGAATTTATCATAAGTTTAAAAGAAGTTGAGAGCAAGATTATTTTATGAGATATGCTATAAAATTGTGTTGGGATCATGAATGACAAGAAACCTGTGATAGCTTATGTtagttaaataattaaaatattcaaaGGAAAAAATAGTATTGTATAATCAAGTTGTTTGAGACTGTTTTAAAAACAAACCTAATACTTATTTATAGGAGCCTTtgataattatcaaaattaaatgaGAAATTATTATGTGAGGCAACGAAGCAAAATCGTTGCTCATTACTCGATTCTGATTAGTGAACTAATTCGAGTCAACTCTTTCTCATACTCATcgatttctttctcctcctcccttcactCCTTCTCAACGGAGGGGATGTGGAGGGGACGATGACTAAAGAACGATTGAAGAATGATAGAAAGGGGGCTAAAAGAAAAAGGAGGGAAGAAAATCAAATCACCCCATTCGACTCGATTTGCTCTGATTTAACAAAAGAGCCAATGCAGTCAACCCATGGAGGGTGGCGGTCGACAAAGCTAGCTCGCACACGAATGTAGAGGTGACTGACGGGGCTAGCCCGTGCAAGTGCAGAGTGGATTGGCCGGTGAGGTAGCTCGCACGTGGAGACGTAGGTGGCCATAGGAGGAGAGGGAGCGATCAACATGGACACCCGCACATCGAGGCACTGACAGCTAGGGTAGGGTGGAGTGTGGTGGTCAAcaatgatatattatatatatatttgcttttctaatttttcttatttatgtAGGTCTTCTGTGAACTGCACGAGATTAAGGTCTAGACTGACCATTTCGGCCAAATATTGCTTGCGTAACTCATGGCTTAGACAATCCCAACTATGGATATGACAACGTGGGAGTCAAGTGTTAGTCGCATTGTGTTGGGCATCGGTCATGTGGTGCTAAAGTATCAATAACTCTAAAGTCATTACTCCTATATCATTACTTATTTCGACACTTATCTTCTTTCTCATTACTCTTGCATCTTTATATGATtagttttcaaaaaaaaaaaaaaatcagtgtgATCCAAGCACCTCGATGTTTAAGTTAGTTTATATCAGTTTATTTTATTACTCATGATATAGCATCTCATGGATTAAGGTCTTTGTGATCTCCTCTAGGCAATATAGCATATTCAAAGCCTTTGATACTTTTTTGGAAGTAAATGATAGTTAATTTGTACTAATCACATGGTGAACTAATGAGATATCCAAATAGGTGTCAAAATAGTAATGATATGGCACCTCCTATATCAATATTGATAAACCAATCAATCTAACTTAGTATTTAAAATCTTATTCTAATTATTTTCAATAACATCGACTTATGGTGTGACGACAGAGACTTAATGTGAAGATAGTAGACAACAATAATAGCTCTTGAGAAATGGAGATGGGGAGGAGAGTGAGATATAATACAcagtttggaaaaaaaaaaacttctttttATTCATAATCATTGCATTACATTTTTaccttaaaaagaaaaagaaaatctacTCAAGCTTCTCACACGATGAGACGAAACCTTACCTCAATCCAAAATCTTTTCTTCATGCTACTATTTTCGTCACCATCGTTGACACATCTTTTTCTTTGCTCTGCTATCTTCATTGTCATCATGCCCCTATAATCGATGGTTTCAACATAAGGTTAGTATGAATCAAGGCATTGCAcaaacaaattaaaacatattaatatgaaaagaaaaaaataaaatcaattgtggatctctttaataattttattaaagatattcGATTAAGGCAAGAACTCCACGATTCTAGGCCACTGTGATTTGGCTAAGGCAAGAACTCCACGATCCAAGGCCACCGGGATAGGATACGGGGGCATAGGAAATAATGTCATGGAACTGGGGGAACTCAGGAGCAAGGAAGGTCAAATAGCCGACCAAGGGAAATTGAAGAGCAAGAGGGTGAAGGGTTTGATGGATGAAAATGTCATAGTGAATAGAAGGGACTGATTGTAAAgaccaatttatagtagttcggattCGAATTTGTGTGAGATTAGGATGGATAGGAACGATTTGATCAGTGGGACCTAATCTTGTAATTATATCTTTTTTTAAAACTTATTGATAGAAGAAAaagtaattaataatataatattttaaaattggtGGACAAAGATCAAACTATATCACATGTCTCCCGATAACCCTTATTGCTATCCAAATTGGTGTAGAGGCTTGATTTATCTATAATCATAATTGTCATTGCTCATCAATCATCTTCGCTGATCTTTTACCAATATTGATCGTTATATTATCGTGGGATCATTATTAGTTATCGATTGTGCATACTTGCCTGTAAAATTTATGTGGAGACATAGTTTATGTGATAATTTATGAGAGCCACAAGATTTGTCGGAGCTATAGGAATGCGGCTGAGGCCCTTCTTGAAGACGACAATGAGAATTGGAAACACTAACCAGAAGATGCACCGCAAGGTTCTCAATCAATGGTGTCGGAGCTGTAGGGATCCGACCTTTCTTGATGCCGGCAATGAGGACAGGAAATGGTAGGGTTGTAGGGATGCGACCGAGGATTTTCTTGAAGTCGAGGTGAGAACTTCGCTATCCGAGGCCACCGGGAAAGGATCAGGGGGCGCACAAAAAATTAGGGCCATTTATAGTAGTGGGAATCTGAATTCATGTGGGATTCAAATGGATCATTTATTAATTaatctaaattaattaataagttaatattttaaaattgatgGATAAAGATTGAACGATATCACATGTCCTGATAACCCTGATCTCATTGGTGCAAGGcttaatttatattataattgatcatcatGTTGTCTTAGGATTGTTATTAATAGTTATCTATCGTCCATATCAAGTCGATAACGAGAACTAGAAACATTGACTAGAAGATACACCACAATGTTCTCGATCAATGGTGTTGGAGCTGTAGGGATCCAGCCCTTCTTAATGCTAGCAACAAAGAAAGGAAATGGTAGAGCTGTAAGGATTTGGCCGACGTCATGGAATCAAGGGATTTGAGAGCGAGGAAGGTCGAATAGCTGACCAAGGGAAATCGGAGAGCGAGAGGGGGAAGAGTTTGAGGAACGATAACGAGTGAAAGGGACTGACTTGAAAGAGCAATTTTATAGCGGTCGAAAACAAATGGATCAATAAGGATTTGATCAGTGGGACCCAATCTTCTAATTATATCTTTTTAAATTGAtggataaaagaaaaaataattaataagtaATATTCCAAAATTAATGGATAAAGATCAAACGATATTACACATCTCCCGATAACCCTTATCTCTATGCAAATTTGTGCATAGGCTTGATTTATCTATAATCGTTATTCATCGATCATCTTTAGTAACCTTTCACCAATATTGATCGTTATGTTGTCATGGGATTGTTATCCATCGTGTATACTTGCTTGTAACATTTACATGGAGATATAGTTTATGCGATGATTTATGAGAGTTAAACCTTTTACTTATATTTGTCGTCATGCTGAGTGATTTGTATTCTTTGAAACTCAAGTAAATAGTGGATTAATATCTTTAAAATATGCACCTATCATATGGATAGAGAATTTTTATCACTCAACTTTCTAAAAATTACTATCTCTACATGATGACCTCCGCTAAGGTTTATACATAGGTTTGATTTTTACGATCATCATATGAGACTTAGAGCATATGGGAACCAATCAAAGGAATACCAAGATAAAGGAGATTTGAGCATGGAGAGTATGAGACCTTGAGCAAATAGGGGAACAATCAAAGAAACATTGAGAGAATTGAGAGAATTGGAGAAAGAGAGATTAGCATCCGAAACCCTAAGTTGATGAGAAACTAATCGAATGAACACCAAGAGAATTGAGAAAATTCGAGTGAGAGATATCAACATATGAGACTTTGAGAGGATGAGAAACTGATCAAAAGAATACTAAGAGAATCGGGGTGATTAGAGCAGGGAACCATATCAAGGGGTAGAGAACACTTATAGTCAATATGAATTCAACTACATGCTTATGGCTTACTTTAATCTAACTCTGATTTATTTTAtgaattggaatcaaaatgagttgacttttttttttctttgcaaggGCTTGCAAGGCATATATATCCATACATAACTAAATAATTACAAACATATAATTATTTCTAATCTTAAttctttaaataatattaaaattttaattaatattaatattctttttaaaaacactataaacatatggataatttatcataaaaagttCATACAAATTGGTTTTTAGTGCTGTTTAAAACTTATCTCAAGGaccttttttatatatttaaattttattcgcCTActacaatctttttttttttcaaagtgcTATTCTGATTGTGAACTAATTCAAGCCAACCCTTTCTCCTACTCATcgatttcttcctcttcttccctttacTCCTTAACCTCATTATTcttctcccttccctcctctatgTCATCAAAGGATGATGGCGAAGAGGATGATGACTAAAGGACAATCGAGGAGTAATATAGAAGAGGGGTGAAGAAGAAAGGAGCGAAGAAAATCAAATcatctgatttgatttgatttgctcTAATTTAATAAAAGAAAAACACAAATAGATCTAAAAGATTAAAGACATATTTATTCATGaatgaattttcaaaaaaatcataACTTTGAGAAATTTTCACATAGAGCACCCCTGGAtacataaaaatatcattttacccATATATTCTTTAGACCCGTCGTCGTCTTCTCCTCCCTATATTATCTTTGTCACTGTCCTTGCTAGACCTAGAGGCATCGCACACATGAGAGGGGGGTAGCAAGGGGGCCAGCCCACACGTGGAGGTGTAGGCATGACCAGTGGGGCTAGCCCATACATAGAGGGATAATTTACAGGGGGGCAATCAATAGGGCCAATCAAGGGAGGGGAGGGTATGGACAGTGGGATCAGCCCATGCGCAGTGCCACAAGCAAACGACGGTAGAGCAGTGGCCTATCTGCGAAGGTGCAAAGGACCAAGAGAAGAGAGGGTGCAAGTGACGAGTCCAACCCATGCGTGATGATATAGACGACTGGGGGAGGGCGATCGACGATAAAGATAGGATATTTGTTTTGAAATAAAAAGGGCAAAATTTTTCAAAGTTAATGCACTCAGTTAAAAATTTTCAAAGaggatttttttcaaaaatttatttatttttatttattttaaaaataataaatttctaATAAAGGTAACCAAttaatgaatgttttatttttttggaaTAAATTACCCTTGATAAATTTATTctcaattatattttaaaatacatAATATAATTTATACGAAAATATAAGTGAAACTTGGGAtatgttaaatttttttacttGTTGAAACTCATCCGAAATGCTGTAATATTTGTCCCTACGCTTCCGGTGTTAGCTTATccaattaatatataattatttattaaaaaaaacaaataccttaaaatttataatgataaatattttaattttacaaTAATATATGTCTGTATATACACGTAATAAAATAAAACTCCGGTCCTTAAATCATTATCCTTTGTACCGCTTTGCTTCTCTCGCCTCTTTCGACCATCTGCGCTCTCCCACTCCCTCTCGCTTATGGCGGCCGCGGAAGGCGCTCGGCTTCACCATATCGCGAGGGAATCGCCCGACGTCAAACGCCTCGCCGCCTTCTACCAAGAGGTATGCAATTTCCATTTCCCGTGCCAGTACCCACTCGAAACGAttcgttcctccatgctcgcggacttctccttcctcctcctcttctttccttctctttccgTAGGTGTTAGGTTTTGAGCGGATCGAGACCCCCAAATTTGGGGAGTTCGAGGTGATCTGGCTTCGCCTCCCGCCGTCTTTCTCGCTCCATCTCATCGAGAAGGACCCCCGGTCGAAGCTCCCTGAGGGACCGTCCGCTGTCGCTGATCCCAGCGCTCTTCCGAGGGGCCACCACATCTCCTTCGCTGTCTCCAACTATGAAACCTTCGTCCAAACTCTGAAGGTTCGATCTTTCCTCATTTTGCTCCTGTCCTTTCTCTGTTCTTTTAGGATAAAGATTGGGTTTTTTTTTCCCGACTTAGCTTGGGTTGTTATCTTAATAGGAGAAAGGGATCAAGACGTTTGAGAAAACCCAACCGGATGGGAAGACGAAGCAAGTCTTCTTCTTTGATCCCGACGGTGAGTTTGTTTGCAATTAtgtactttttttcttcttttgtttttttaggGGTTAAATTATTTAGCATTTGGAGTCTAAAGTTGTGTTGGTTCTTTGGCTTTGGATATGCTTCAtagtctgagagagagagagagttctgtaGGATGTGAAATCATTCGTTCAACATCAAGACCATATGGGAACTAAATCATGAACAATGTGTCACATTTGTGGGTGAGGAGGGACATTTCATAGATGGATGAGAGTTGAAAATTTTAGCCTAAATATGCAATTTCAGAGCTTAATTCTTGACCTAAACCATTGGATTTAGGCTGATACCTGGCTTTATGTGTTTTAGCTGCAGCTTGCACATATATTGGGAAATAATAGAAAAAGATGAAGAAAAGGGAAAATGATAAAGATAAAATACAAGAATGCAGGAAACTACTGCTCTAGAAGAGAAGAACaaatgaaattaaaaagaggaaaaattcagctaaataaaaaaaataaaaaggaaaagatgAATAACTGAATAAGCATAGATGAAATCTTAACTGATAGAATTAATATGCTATGAAAAAAATAAGAAAGTAAGAACTGAGCATACCCAAACACAATGTGCAATTGGTGGGTTTTGATTGGCTTATAAATAATTGACATGATCAATTTGAACAATTTAACCTGGTTAATACGTGAGCAACATGGTAAATTCATTGTTTTGGTTTAACAAATCAAATTTGTGTTTTGGGTCCATAAACCTACCTACTCACAtcgttaattaattaattatttcaaTTGGGTTTAGTTCTTGATTTAGTTTGCACAATCGAATTAAAATATGTGAAAAGTGGGTTGTTTGTATTCTTCGACCTGAAACTCTGGCCCTACATGTCTATCACATGGGTTGTACAAGTCAGATTAATCTATGAGTATTGATTGGGTTTAGGATTTGAACATGATTAAAAAGCACATCATGTTGGGGTTGGCAGCTATAATATGTGCATCTCAATTTGTCGTGAACTTTGTTAGACTTAATTTATTGTCACCATGGTGATGTGAAAGGGAAAAAGGAAGAAACATGTTATGAAGTTTTTTTTCGACTTTTTGCCGTAAAGTCTCATTAAGGCTGCTGGCTGATTCATGGAAATACAACTTCATTTGTTGCAAATACAAAGATTTAACCACTTAGATGTTTAACCAAACTGGCCTTGAATTTTTTTTGTCTTGGGTTATGAATGAATTATTGGAGGTGGTGAGGAGCATAGGAGGAAAGGTTCCTTTCTAAAGATTTATACTCAgggaattattttgatggaagATTTACAAGTTAGTAAGTCGGGTCTAACACATTAGGATCCTTCTCAATCTAATAGATGAGGTTATCAACTCAACACCCATTTTAATGGTTGTGACAGTCATTTTGGTTTGTATTTTATCTGGGTCACTAAacgccaaggttcgtcgtaccacgATATACTGACTGA
This genomic stretch from Musa acuminata AAA Group cultivar baxijiao chromosome BXJ3-9, Cavendish_Baxijiao_AAA, whole genome shotgun sequence harbors:
- the LOC135649877 gene encoding glyoxylase I 4-like, coding for MAAAEGARLHHIARESPDVKRLAAFYQEVLGFERIETPKFGEFEVIWLRLPPSFSLHLIEKDPRSKLPEGPSAVADPSALPRGHHISFAVSNYETFVQTLKEKGIKTFEKTQPDGKTKQVFFFDPDGNGLEVGSW